The Thaumasiovibrio subtropicus genome window below encodes:
- a CDS encoding cellulose-binding domain-containing protein, producing MFRMNKIAASLACIVLSSHLYAAEPYDTTKSYAGGTQVTVDGNVYEAKWWVNAGQGPTDNYGNDWDSPWQLVSATTPDPTPDPTPDPTPDPSPDPTPGPVDDPCVEFNVYPDWTRGDHATGGDIMVHNNIAYEAKYWTTSIPGSDDSWALHLNCDNTPPGTAPLLSLPNPMDPVRLEVAGWPNHFVVTSPASIDAPASIAIDAIQSADLSDVTKLTNAFIALIESADRASTSTIVINSDVLDVATLDKGQSLGVIAVKQALLAAVDATAARIDVNDINSLSDDAKGWALAHNLVISTLAPQATFGWTLSIGDFAYETHSGRRSVWNAASSATSDLLFSFDLYKPDSLTKADFVAFTKSPASPALSNDQWHNALEYVKQVTDYVQSPALLSSLPTSQAANYFMGNTTGDRHIRKAAHSNVFGLTFDTETADLAAKILDYQNATVPLYYVGENITNGPLTRIASLNTELESAETAMNNEAFLFETPQSQWIPSTVYKWADFLAGLNSMHNVGVAGNTFWLLDDTADDATNTLYAKVAIAAFLSQSMQETIRYNACDENNWSEIRYGAPVDYPMTASCGQLGQKYADYGMDPVTGIDHPYSCPRDAKMEVSALTNAKWYGAPAPIFAAPDSVLAEQGLLVNGNVGRWTNAGHCMEVPSVIDTSKQVWERDDCKVYEDQKAGHFIWDGSDTNGTVEGCGWWGRGVIQTTGRQNFGTLNHFMGRSHLDPATIGTTVNGVVVEAPPANPLYADLDFCSNPGLICSSEENREIKWIAGLFYWVSSVQTYNDVGGPYEGWNYHTELKKYVDGGLVGYEFIDAISGIVNRGCPDSSCPISGDVHAIKERRDNFELVLRTLGVNPQ from the coding sequence ATGTTTAGGATGAACAAGATAGCGGCCTCCCTGGCCTGCATTGTTTTAAGCAGTCATTTATATGCCGCTGAACCATACGATACAACGAAGTCCTATGCTGGCGGTACGCAAGTCACTGTCGATGGGAACGTCTATGAAGCTAAATGGTGGGTCAATGCGGGACAAGGGCCTACGGATAATTATGGCAACGATTGGGATTCTCCTTGGCAACTCGTTAGCGCCACAACACCTGACCCTACACCCGACCCTACACCGGATCCAACACCCGACCCAAGCCCTGATCCTACACCAGGCCCAGTCGATGATCCCTGCGTCGAGTTCAACGTCTACCCTGATTGGACGCGGGGAGACCATGCAACGGGTGGCGACATTATGGTCCATAACAACATCGCGTATGAGGCTAAATATTGGACAACATCAATCCCTGGTAGCGATGACAGCTGGGCTCTTCACTTAAACTGTGATAATACGCCTCCAGGTACCGCACCTTTACTGTCCTTGCCTAATCCAATGGATCCCGTGCGTCTTGAAGTCGCCGGTTGGCCGAATCACTTTGTGGTCACGAGCCCGGCGAGCATAGACGCGCCAGCCTCTATCGCCATTGATGCGATACAGAGTGCTGATCTATCCGATGTCACTAAACTCACTAACGCGTTTATCGCGTTGATTGAATCCGCAGATCGTGCGAGCACCTCAACCATCGTTATTAACAGTGATGTCCTTGACGTTGCTACCCTTGATAAAGGCCAATCTTTAGGGGTTATCGCGGTGAAACAAGCGTTACTGGCCGCCGTCGATGCCACAGCAGCCAGAATAGATGTCAACGACATCAATTCACTCAGTGATGATGCTAAAGGTTGGGCATTAGCGCACAATCTCGTTATCTCGACGCTCGCCCCTCAAGCCACATTTGGTTGGACCTTAAGTATTGGCGATTTTGCTTACGAGACTCACTCTGGTCGCCGTTCAGTCTGGAATGCAGCATCGTCCGCAACCTCTGACCTACTCTTCTCGTTTGATCTCTATAAACCCGATTCACTGACCAAGGCAGACTTTGTCGCCTTTACTAAATCCCCCGCGTCACCCGCATTAAGCAATGATCAATGGCATAACGCGCTTGAATACGTCAAACAAGTGACAGACTATGTTCAATCTCCTGCCTTGTTATCATCATTGCCTACCTCACAAGCTGCCAACTACTTTATGGGGAATACCACAGGCGATAGGCATATTCGTAAAGCCGCGCACAGCAATGTCTTCGGCCTAACGTTTGATACGGAGACCGCGGATTTAGCCGCTAAGATTTTGGATTACCAAAACGCAACAGTGCCTCTTTATTATGTCGGTGAAAACATTACGAATGGCCCACTAACCCGCATTGCCTCGTTGAACACTGAACTAGAAAGTGCTGAAACGGCAATGAACAATGAAGCGTTCTTATTCGAAACCCCGCAATCTCAATGGATTCCTTCCACTGTCTACAAATGGGCTGATTTCCTCGCTGGATTGAACTCAATGCACAATGTTGGCGTTGCAGGCAATACCTTCTGGTTACTTGATGATACTGCAGATGACGCAACGAACACACTTTACGCCAAAGTCGCTATTGCCGCGTTCTTATCGCAAAGTATGCAAGAAACCATTCGTTACAACGCCTGTGATGAGAACAACTGGTCTGAAATTCGATATGGTGCGCCTGTCGACTATCCTATGACGGCAAGCTGTGGCCAACTCGGACAAAAATACGCTGACTACGGTATGGATCCCGTCACGGGCATTGATCACCCCTACTCCTGCCCTCGCGATGCGAAAATGGAAGTCAGCGCGCTGACCAATGCGAAATGGTACGGTGCGCCTGCGCCTATCTTCGCAGCACCTGATTCAGTACTCGCCGAACAAGGGCTGCTCGTCAATGGCAATGTAGGCCGTTGGACAAATGCAGGCCACTGTATGGAAGTACCGAGCGTGATCGATACTTCTAAGCAGGTTTGGGAACGCGATGATTGTAAAGTCTATGAGGATCAAAAAGCGGGCCACTTCATCTGGGATGGCTCAGATACAAATGGCACGGTAGAAGGCTGTGGTTGGTGGGGCCGTGGGGTTATACAAACTACGGGTCGCCAAAACTTTGGTACTCTGAACCACTTTATGGGCCGTTCGCATCTCGACCCGGCAACGATTGGTACAACGGTTAACGGCGTTGTTGTTGAAGCGCCACCCGCCAATCCACTCTATGCAGACCTCGATTTCTGTTCAAACCCGGGCTTAATTTGTAGCTCTGAAGAGAATCGAGAAATCAAGTGGATCGCGGGTTTGTTCTATTGGGTATCATCGGTGCAAACTTACAATGATGTTGGTGGCCCATACGAAGGCTGGAACTACCATACTGAGTTGAAAAAGTACGTTGATGGCGGCCTCGTCGGCTATGAGTTCATTGATGCCATCTCTGGTATCGTGAACCGTGGTTGCCCTGATAGCTCTTGTCCTATCAGTGGTGATGTCCATGCCATCAAAGAGCGACGCGACAACTTCGAGCTCGTGTTAAGAACCTTAGGTGTTAACCCACAGTAA
- a CDS encoding discoidin domain-containing protein: MAAPIGNADVNTFKTQGDIVSLQTVDGQHIQVDFINPKVFRLQVSKTNVFSPVKDDALKDQCKNFDCDKAGFDRDALPDIVVGDQQGNVAINVNNKGSYHLISTEGAALRIYHSPLKFALYKADNTTMLWEEKQPIDLGATVEAFDQGELKFFNANVKTVQTLTSNQGEHFYGGGQQNGEFEFNGKIMKASYSGGWEEFDRPSPAPFFMSDKGYGVMHHTWRNGAHDFRGIDQIVSSYNEDRFDAYYFVGDTLGDIVNEYTKLTGRPHLMSRWAYYLGDADCYQNKKGSYPQGWPTKPGNTIDVVDQVGVPYQTHDMPVGWILPNDGYGCGYTDLAGTITELDKLGIKTGLWTQKSLDQIRQEVTDGVKVYKLDVAWTGPGKLYSLAANNDAHVGLMDNSETRGMIWTVMGWAGTQRYGVTWTGDQAASWDYIRWHIPTFIGSGLSGQAYASSDVNGIFGSGAETFTRDVQFKAFTPVLISMSGWDSGERKHAWWHDGKYNGKAYRDINREYLTLKSAMMPYMYTYAYEADRTGAPLTRAMVWEFPNDERLKSEEFKYQYMYGESLLVAPVYEPMSKNNGWYKDLYLPEGEWIDFWDGTRTSVAQGGKVLANYPITIDRIPVLVRAGAIIPMYEGARSDALQDKTHLIVQVYPHGDSSFTLFEDDGETRAYKENNAYAETNIRVQAPQIGTPGDITISVDPATIHNAYDGQVNERSYHFQVSSLLPPQAVEWGNSVLLKLDSKALFDAAAEGWYYDAADKNGVVHVKLGKQSVTELQQILIDIDEGAAWPDTAAYPEPSYNTEFDKSQIKVIKAMPEQPGEEFAKALDGDTSSLFHSPWNPKDDTEKAPMDFVIQLGGTFNVSGFTYLPRENAGNGTVTKYRIYLSTTNGNWGEPVAEGEWLKDKELKIANFTETEASFLRFEAVAAANDNVSALEFDIIATKKRTPMKEVELTEDQLKIDGKANIGSAVTGSEMSMNGLSFASGIGMEAPTAVTFNLDGTWTRLNADVGIDDSCKVDGNKVKASVYTDGVKAWEYDLEGPAVVKPDLDLYGVKEVVLRADDIDDATQGDCVNWANLRLTGPETASFNEFDRTAITYVKKPAAQPNSEIEKAFDGDPNTIYHSPWFPKGDITLMAPQDFVINLGADFMVEGFSYTARPGAGNGAIGDYRLSLSTDGETFTEVAAGQFERKDGVQRIAFTATRATFLKFEALSGVGDFVSAAEFDVFAKKYKADQPATPDEPAATGSGGASTGLFGMMLLGLAGFFRRRKQ, from the coding sequence ATGGCGGCCCCCATTGGTAACGCAGATGTCAATACTTTTAAAACACAAGGAGATATTGTTTCCCTGCAAACTGTTGACGGGCAACATATTCAGGTTGATTTTATTAACCCGAAAGTATTTCGTTTACAGGTGAGCAAAACCAACGTGTTTTCCCCCGTTAAAGACGATGCCCTGAAAGATCAGTGCAAAAACTTTGACTGTGATAAAGCCGGATTTGATCGTGATGCGTTACCGGATATTGTTGTTGGTGACCAACAAGGTAATGTGGCAATTAATGTTAATAACAAAGGTAGCTATCACTTAATCAGTACCGAGGGTGCCGCGCTACGTATTTACCACTCGCCACTGAAGTTTGCACTCTATAAGGCTGATAACACCACCATGCTGTGGGAAGAAAAGCAGCCAATTGATTTGGGCGCGACAGTCGAAGCCTTTGATCAAGGAGAGTTGAAGTTCTTCAACGCCAATGTGAAAACGGTTCAGACGTTGACCAGTAACCAAGGTGAGCATTTCTATGGTGGCGGTCAGCAAAATGGTGAGTTTGAGTTTAACGGCAAGATCATGAAAGCCTCATACTCAGGTGGTTGGGAAGAGTTTGATCGTCCTAGCCCAGCACCGTTCTTCATGTCAGATAAAGGTTATGGTGTGATGCACCATACATGGCGAAATGGTGCGCATGATTTCCGTGGTATTGATCAGATTGTCTCTTCTTATAATGAAGACCGTTTTGATGCGTACTATTTTGTTGGCGACACTTTAGGCGATATTGTCAATGAGTATACCAAACTGACAGGGCGTCCCCACTTGATGTCGCGCTGGGCATACTACTTGGGTGATGCCGATTGTTATCAAAACAAGAAGGGCTCCTACCCACAAGGCTGGCCAACTAAGCCGGGCAATACCATAGACGTTGTTGATCAAGTCGGTGTACCTTACCAAACCCATGATATGCCTGTTGGCTGGATTTTGCCGAATGATGGCTACGGATGTGGTTATACCGATCTAGCGGGTACGATTACCGAGCTGGACAAGCTAGGTATTAAAACAGGTCTGTGGACGCAAAAATCCCTCGACCAGATCCGTCAAGAAGTCACTGATGGTGTCAAAGTCTACAAGTTGGATGTGGCGTGGACAGGCCCCGGTAAACTCTATTCGCTTGCAGCGAACAATGATGCGCATGTTGGTTTGATGGATAACTCCGAGACACGCGGCATGATTTGGACAGTGATGGGCTGGGCGGGCACACAACGTTATGGTGTCACGTGGACGGGTGACCAAGCCGCGAGTTGGGATTACATCCGTTGGCACATCCCGACCTTCATTGGCTCAGGTTTGTCTGGTCAGGCTTATGCTTCATCAGATGTGAATGGTATTTTTGGCTCGGGCGCAGAAACTTTTACGCGTGATGTCCAGTTTAAAGCCTTTACACCTGTGCTTATCTCAATGTCAGGTTGGGACAGTGGCGAGCGTAAACACGCTTGGTGGCATGACGGCAAATACAATGGTAAAGCTTATCGCGACATCAATCGTGAGTACCTCACGCTTAAGTCTGCCATGATGCCCTACATGTACACCTATGCGTATGAGGCTGACCGAACCGGTGCGCCGTTGACCCGAGCTATGGTGTGGGAGTTCCCTAATGACGAGCGATTGAAGAGCGAAGAGTTCAAGTATCAATACATGTACGGTGAATCGCTACTCGTTGCGCCTGTCTATGAGCCAATGTCGAAAAATAATGGCTGGTACAAGGACCTTTATTTACCTGAAGGTGAGTGGATCGATTTCTGGGATGGCACACGCACCAGTGTGGCGCAAGGCGGCAAGGTATTAGCTAACTACCCGATTACGATTGACCGCATTCCTGTGCTCGTGCGCGCAGGTGCGATTATTCCAATGTATGAGGGGGCGCGCTCTGACGCCTTGCAGGATAAAACGCATCTGATTGTGCAAGTGTACCCGCATGGCGATTCTTCCTTCACTTTGTTTGAAGATGATGGCGAAACGCGCGCCTACAAAGAGAATAATGCTTACGCAGAAACCAATATTCGCGTGCAAGCACCGCAGATCGGTACGCCGGGTGATATTACCATCTCGGTGGATCCGGCGACGATCCACAACGCTTACGACGGACAAGTGAATGAACGTAGCTATCATTTCCAAGTGAGCTCACTATTGCCACCTCAAGCGGTAGAGTGGGGTAACTCTGTGCTATTGAAGCTTGATTCCAAAGCACTCTTTGATGCGGCCGCAGAAGGTTGGTATTACGATGCCGCCGATAAGAATGGTGTTGTCCATGTGAAGCTTGGCAAGCAATCGGTCACTGAGCTTCAGCAAATCTTGATTGATATCGATGAAGGTGCTGCATGGCCAGATACGGCAGCGTATCCAGAGCCAAGCTATAACACCGAGTTCGATAAGAGCCAAATCAAGGTGATCAAGGCGATGCCAGAGCAACCTGGCGAAGAGTTCGCTAAGGCGCTTGATGGCGATACGTCGAGCTTGTTCCACTCCCCTTGGAACCCGAAAGATGACACTGAAAAAGCTCCCATGGATTTTGTGATTCAGTTGGGTGGTACGTTTAATGTGTCTGGCTTTACTTATCTCCCTCGTGAGAATGCGGGTAATGGTACGGTGACGAAATATCGTATCTATTTATCAACCACCAACGGTAATTGGGGTGAGCCAGTTGCAGAGGGTGAGTGGTTAAAAGACAAAGAGCTAAAAATAGCTAACTTTACTGAGACAGAAGCTAGCTTCTTACGTTTTGAAGCGGTTGCTGCTGCGAATGACAATGTGTCAGCCCTTGAATTCGATATCATCGCGACCAAAAAACGCACACCAATGAAAGAGGTAGAGTTGACCGAAGATCAGTTAAAGATTGACGGTAAAGCAAATATTGGTAGTGCGGTAACGGGAAGTGAAATGAGCATGAATGGCTTGAGCTTCGCTTCAGGTATCGGTATGGAAGCGCCAACAGCCGTGACTTTCAATCTTGATGGGACATGGACGCGACTTAACGCCGATGTGGGGATTGACGATAGCTGTAAAGTGGATGGCAACAAAGTGAAAGCCAGTGTTTATACCGATGGTGTAAAAGCCTGGGAGTATGACCTAGAAGGCCCAGCAGTTGTTAAGCCTGACCTCGATCTGTATGGCGTAAAAGAGGTGGTGTTGCGTGCAGACGATATCGATGATGCGACCCAAGGTGACTGTGTTAACTGGGCAAATCTTCGCTTAACGGGCCCCGAAACGGCGTCGTTTAATGAGTTTGACCGTACGGCAATCACTTACGTTAAGAAGCCCGCGGCGCAACCAAACTCAGAGATTGAGAAAGCGTTTGATGGCGACCCGAACACCATCTATCACTCGCCGTGGTTCCCTAAAGGTGACATTACCTTAATGGCGCCACAAGACTTTGTGATCAATCTGGGTGCGGATTTCATGGTAGAAGGCTTTAGCTACACTGCACGTCCGGGCGCAGGTAACGGTGCAATCGGTGACTACCGTTTATCACTTTCGACAGATGGCGAAACCTTCACTGAGGTGGCAGCAGGACAGTTTGAGCGAAAAGATGGCGTACAGCGCATCGCATTTACGGCAACGCGAGCGACATTCTTGAAGTTTGAAGCCTTGTCAGGTGTGGGTGATTTTGTGTCAGCCGCAGAGTTCGATGTGTTTGCTAAGAAGTATAAAGCTGATCAACCGGCCACACCGGATGAGCCAGCAGCAACGGGGTCGGGCGGTGCGAGTACTGGATTGTTCGGTATGATGTTGTTAGGTCTGGCGGGCTTCTTCCGCCGTCGCAAACAGTAA
- a CDS encoding tagatose bisphosphate family class II aldolase — translation MYLISSHEMLKDAQRNNYAVPAFNIHNLETVQVVVETAAEMRSPVILAGTPGTYKHAGVDYLVSICQAAAKKHKLPLVLHLDHHEDLADIESKIHSGIRSAMIDASHSPFDENIQTVREVVEMCHRLGVSVEAELGLLGGQEDDLIVDEADAQLTDPASAREFVLRTGIDSLAVAIGTAHGLYKSEPKLDFDRLAAIRECVDIPLVLHGASGISDADVRRCIELGICKVNVATELKIAFSDAMKTYLSSHPEASDPRQYLVPGMKAMKDVVISKINVCGSANRI, via the coding sequence ATGTACCTAATTTCTTCTCATGAAATGCTTAAAGACGCACAAAGAAATAATTACGCTGTGCCAGCATTTAATATTCATAATCTAGAAACTGTACAAGTGGTTGTTGAAACAGCCGCTGAAATGCGTTCACCGGTTATTCTTGCAGGGACACCAGGTACATATAAACATGCAGGTGTCGACTACTTGGTTTCTATTTGTCAGGCTGCGGCGAAAAAGCACAAGTTACCTTTGGTGTTGCACCTTGATCATCATGAAGACCTTGCCGATATCGAGTCGAAAATTCACTCGGGTATTCGCTCAGCCATGATTGATGCGTCTCACTCACCGTTTGATGAGAATATACAAACGGTGCGTGAAGTTGTAGAGATGTGTCATCGCCTTGGGGTGTCGGTTGAGGCAGAGCTGGGCTTATTGGGTGGGCAAGAAGATGACTTAATTGTCGATGAAGCCGATGCCCAGTTGACTGATCCTGCTTCAGCGCGTGAGTTTGTACTGCGCACTGGCATTGACTCGTTAGCTGTCGCCATTGGCACCGCACACGGCTTGTATAAATCTGAGCCTAAGCTGGATTTCGATCGCTTGGCGGCGATTCGTGAGTGTGTTGATATTCCTTTGGTATTACATGGCGCGTCAGGCATATCAGATGCAGATGTACGTCGCTGTATCGAGCTTGGTATCTGTAAGGTCAATGTGGCGACTGAGCTGAAAATTGCCTTCTCTGATGCGATGAAAACCTATCTAAGTAGCCATCCAGAGGCGAGTGATCCGCGTCAGTACTTGGTACCAGGAATGAAAGCAATGAAAGATGTGGTGATCAGCAAAATTAACGTTTGTGGTAGTGCAAATCGTATATAG
- the nagA gene encoding N-acetylglucosamine-6-phosphate deacetylase has product MHIHAKRLLTELGWIDNAVVVIENGRFSEVRRYTLEDSILKMRKVDMLLPALIDTHVHGGGGVDVMDATHEALNKLSVHLASRGVGAFLATTVTATPAAIDHALNNVAHSMKRGVDGATILGSYLEGPYFTEKYKGAHDADLFRELVPAELDHLIEVSEGTLKAVALAPEKENACQAITHLKARGVNVMLAHTEASYEQTIAAFDAGADGIVHCFNGMTGLHHREPGVVGAGLSDERAYVELIADGHHVHPAAMKICATCAQERLVLISDAMRAAGMPDGDYRLGELTVKMEQGVVRTETGGLAGSTLALFKGVKNMHTLVGLSLEDAVNRASLTPARMLGIEENYGSIALGKLANFIIVNDQMELTETWVEGSQVWST; this is encoded by the coding sequence GTGCATATTCACGCAAAACGTTTGTTAACCGAGCTGGGATGGATCGATAACGCTGTTGTCGTCATTGAAAACGGTCGATTTTCTGAAGTGCGTCGATACACGTTAGAAGACAGCATTCTAAAGATGCGAAAAGTTGACATGCTATTACCCGCCTTGATTGATACTCATGTGCATGGTGGCGGTGGCGTTGATGTGATGGATGCGACGCATGAAGCGTTAAACAAATTGTCTGTGCATTTAGCCAGTCGTGGTGTGGGTGCGTTTTTAGCAACAACGGTGACCGCAACACCAGCAGCCATTGATCATGCGCTGAACAATGTGGCGCACAGTATGAAACGTGGCGTGGATGGCGCCACAATACTGGGTAGTTATCTCGAAGGGCCTTATTTCACTGAAAAATACAAAGGAGCCCATGATGCTGACTTGTTTAGAGAATTAGTCCCCGCAGAGCTCGACCATCTTATCGAAGTCAGTGAAGGCACATTAAAAGCGGTGGCATTGGCACCTGAAAAAGAGAATGCGTGCCAAGCGATTACTCACCTCAAAGCCCGTGGTGTGAATGTCATGCTTGCCCATACCGAAGCAAGCTACGAACAAACGATTGCCGCCTTTGATGCCGGTGCGGATGGCATTGTGCATTGCTTCAATGGGATGACGGGCTTACACCATCGTGAACCTGGCGTAGTGGGGGCAGGGCTAAGTGATGAGCGAGCTTATGTCGAGTTGATTGCTGACGGTCACCATGTTCACCCTGCGGCAATGAAGATTTGCGCGACGTGTGCGCAAGAGCGTTTGGTACTGATCAGTGACGCAATGCGGGCCGCGGGTATGCCCGACGGTGACTATCGTTTGGGCGAGTTAACCGTGAAGATGGAACAAGGGGTTGTGCGCACAGAAACAGGTGGTCTGGCAGGCAGTACGTTAGCTTTGTTCAAGGGCGTCAAGAATATGCATACGCTAGTGGGCTTATCACTTGAAGATGCAGTAAATAGGGCCAGTCTAACCCCGGCGCGTATGTTGGGCATTGAAGAAAACTATGGCTCGATTGCGCTTGGTAAGCTCGCCAATTTTATTATCGTCAATGACCAAATGGAATTAACAGAAACTTGGGTCGAAGGTAGCCAAGTATGGAGCACTTAG
- the agaF gene encoding PTS galactosamine/N-acetylgalactosamine transporter subunit IIA, with translation MLSVIISGHGAFASGMEKAMLQVIGEQEQCVAIDFPPEATTQQLEAQFQTAMAEIGTDDGLVFITDLLGGSPFRLASTIAMGNDNIEVVTGANLQLILEMMLERDELNSHEFREQALQCGHRGMTSLFDEMAKKQQAAAASEGI, from the coding sequence ATGTTGAGTGTAATTATTTCGGGTCATGGTGCATTTGCAAGTGGAATGGAAAAAGCCATGCTGCAAGTGATTGGTGAGCAAGAGCAGTGTGTTGCGATCGATTTTCCGCCAGAAGCGACGACTCAGCAACTGGAAGCACAGTTTCAAACCGCGATGGCGGAGATTGGCACTGATGATGGGTTAGTGTTTATCACAGATTTACTCGGTGGTAGCCCTTTCCGACTCGCCTCAACTATCGCGATGGGTAATGACAATATTGAAGTGGTTACTGGCGCAAACCTGCAACTGATCCTCGAAATGATGCTTGAGCGCGATGAGTTGAACTCACACGAGTTTCGTGAGCAAGCGTTACAGTGCGGCCACCGCGGTATGACAAGTCTTTTTGATGAGATGGCGAAAAAACAGCAGGCTGCTGCTGCCTCAGAAGGCATTTAA
- the agaE gene encoding PTS N-acetylgalactosamine transporter subunit IID — MGSNQHINQSEVQDVSQDEYQDQSVGAELTKSDINRMAWRSLLLQASFNFERMQAAGWLYGLLPALQKIHTNKDDLSKSMRGHMGFFNTHPFLVTFVMGIILAMERSKQNVTSIQSTKIAVGAPMGGIGDAMFWLTLLPICGGIGADLALQGSILGAVVFFCLFNVVHFGLRFGLAHYAYRMGVAAIPMIKANTKKVGHAASIVGMTVIGALVATYVRLATTLEITAGDAVVKLQADVIDKLMPAFLPLVYTLTMYALVKRGWSPIKLILITVTLGIVGRFVGFL, encoded by the coding sequence ATGGGATCTAATCAACATATCAATCAATCTGAGGTACAAGACGTGTCTCAAGATGAGTATCAAGATCAGTCAGTGGGTGCAGAGCTAACCAAATCAGACATTAACCGTATGGCGTGGCGCTCACTGTTACTGCAAGCCTCGTTTAACTTTGAGCGTATGCAAGCGGCAGGGTGGTTATACGGCTTACTGCCAGCGCTGCAAAAGATTCACACCAACAAAGATGACTTGTCGAAATCGATGCGCGGTCACATGGGTTTCTTCAATACGCACCCATTCTTAGTGACCTTCGTGATGGGCATCATCTTAGCGATGGAGCGTTCTAAGCAGAATGTCACCTCTATCCAGAGTACGAAAATTGCTGTGGGTGCGCCGATGGGGGGGATTGGTGATGCGATGTTTTGGCTTACGCTGCTACCGATTTGTGGTGGTATCGGGGCTGACCTCGCCTTACAAGGCTCCATTCTCGGTGCGGTGGTTTTCTTCTGTCTGTTTAACGTTGTTCACTTTGGTCTTCGCTTTGGTTTAGCGCATTACGCCTACCGCATGGGGGTCGCCGCAATACCGATGATCAAGGCCAATACCAAGAAGGTGGGTCACGCAGCATCGATTGTCGGTATGACGGTAATTGGTGCGCTGGTCGCGACTTATGTTCGCCTTGCGACCACGCTAGAAATCACCGCAGGTGATGCCGTTGTGAAACTGCAAGCCGATGTGATTGATAAGTTGATGCCTGCCTTCCTGCCGCTGGTCTACACCTTGACCATGTATGCATTGGTTAAGCGCGGCTGGAGCCCAATCAAATTGATTTTGATTACTGTGACCTTAGGGATTGTTGGCCGATTCGTTGGCTTCCTATAA
- the agaW gene encoding PTS N-acetylgalactosamine transporter subunit IIC: MEIGLIQALMLGVLAFFAGLDLFNGLTHFHRPVVLGPIVGLILGDLPTGILVGGTLELVWMGLAPLAGAQPPNVIIGTIVGTTFAISSGVDADVAVGIAVPFAVAVQMGITFLFSAMAPMMSKCDQMADNADTKGIERVNYFALLVLGTFYFLWAFLPIYLGAEHAKVAVEALPETLIDGLGVAGGIMPAIGFAVLMKIMMKNAYIPYFILGFVAAAWLELPVLAIAAAALAVALIDFMRKGPEPAVAAKQEEFEDGI; encoded by the coding sequence ATGGAAATTGGATTAATACAGGCGTTGATGTTGGGGGTGCTCGCCTTCTTCGCCGGATTAGATCTCTTCAATGGTTTAACGCACTTCCATAGACCCGTGGTACTTGGCCCAATTGTCGGCTTGATCCTCGGTGACTTGCCTACCGGTATTTTGGTGGGTGGTACGTTGGAATTGGTATGGATGGGTCTAGCGCCGCTAGCCGGTGCGCAGCCGCCGAACGTGATTATCGGTACGATCGTCGGTACGACCTTCGCGATCAGTTCCGGGGTTGATGCAGATGTCGCGGTTGGTATTGCGGTACCTTTCGCAGTAGCGGTACAAATGGGGATCACCTTCTTGTTTTCGGCGATGGCGCCAATGATGTCGAAGTGTGACCAGATGGCTGATAACGCCGATACCAAGGGCATTGAGCGCGTTAACTACTTCGCACTGCTTGTGCTGGGTACGTTCTACTTCCTTTGGGCATTCCTACCTATCTACTTGGGTGCGGAGCACGCCAAAGTCGCGGTAGAAGCACTGCCTGAGACATTGATTGATGGCTTAGGTGTAGCCGGTGGCATCATGCCAGCGATTGGTTTCGCGGTCTTGATGAAAATTATGATGAAGAATGCCTACATCCCTTACTTCATCCTTGGCTTTGTCGCGGCGGCTTGGTTAGAGCTACCCGTGCTGGCAATTGCTGCAGCAGCGCTTGCAGTCGCATTAATTGACTTCATGAGAAAGGGACCAGAGCCAGCGGTTGCGGCTAAACAAGAGGAATTTGAAGATGGGATCTAA